A single genomic interval of Bradyrhizobium japonicum USDA 6 harbors:
- a CDS encoding MarC family protein, producing the protein MLDFALSAFVTLLLVVDPVGLAPAFLAATGGMPDKVKRTIALRAPLIAASILVVISLAGNWLLRQLGIGIPAFQIAGGLLLFGVSYQMIFGDRPHREAREADKATSEHASDVAVFPLAIPMMAGPGAIATTLLLTGNAGYGAKLAIIIAVVVSVCMLCMLCFVSASLIARTLGRTGNAVLSRVLGMLLAAYSVQFVINGIAAVRASLP; encoded by the coding sequence ATGCTCGACTTCGCCCTGTCCGCCTTCGTGACGCTGCTGCTGGTGGTCGATCCCGTCGGCCTTGCGCCGGCCTTCCTCGCCGCGACCGGAGGCATGCCCGACAAGGTCAAGCGCACGATCGCCCTGCGCGCGCCGCTGATCGCGGCCTCGATCCTGGTGGTGATCTCGCTGGCCGGAAACTGGCTGTTGCGCCAGCTCGGGATCGGCATCCCCGCTTTCCAGATCGCCGGCGGACTGCTGCTGTTCGGCGTGTCCTACCAGATGATCTTCGGCGACCGTCCGCATCGCGAGGCGCGCGAGGCCGACAAGGCGACCTCGGAGCATGCCTCCGACGTCGCGGTGTTTCCCTTGGCCATCCCGATGATGGCCGGTCCCGGCGCGATCGCGACCACGCTGCTGCTGACGGGCAATGCCGGCTATGGGGCCAAGCTCGCGATCATCATCGCGGTCGTCGTCTCCGTCTGCATGCTCTGCATGCTGTGCTTCGTCTCCGCGAGCCTGATCGCGCGCACCCTCGGGCGCACCGGAAATGCCGTGCTCTCACGCGTGCTCGGTATGCTGCTCGCAGCCTACTCGGTGCAGTTCGTGATCAACGGGATCGCGGCCGTCCGGGCGAGCCTGCCCTAG
- a CDS encoding DUF3830 family protein has product MSKLVIRAGDFTFDARFEEQLAPKTVAAFRKALPFESHIIHVRWSGEGVWMPLGDLDFGVGYENHTSYPAPGQIILYPGGISETEILLAYGGVHFASKMGQLAGNHFITLTSGLENLATLGKSVLWKGALPIRFEEV; this is encoded by the coding sequence ATGAGCAAACTCGTTATCCGCGCCGGCGACTTCACCTTCGATGCCCGCTTCGAGGAGCAGCTGGCGCCCAAGACCGTCGCTGCGTTTCGCAAGGCGCTGCCGTTCGAAAGCCACATCATCCATGTGCGCTGGAGCGGCGAGGGCGTCTGGATGCCGCTCGGCGATCTCGATTTCGGCGTCGGCTACGAGAACCACACCAGCTATCCCGCGCCGGGTCAGATCATCCTCTATCCCGGCGGCATCAGCGAGACCGAGATCCTGCTCGCCTATGGCGGCGTGCACTTCGCCAGCAAAATGGGCCAGCTCGCCGGCAATCATTTCATCACGCTGACCTCGGGCCTCGAGAATCTCGCGACCCTCGGCAAGAGCGTGCTGTGGAAGGGCGCCTTGCCGATCCGCTTCGAGGAAGTCTGA
- a CDS encoding chloride channel protein, with amino-acid sequence MFARIRHIADRKGSNRVMVRLRALLRSNEFYLIPLALVIGTLTGAIVTLMAEIAQIAHMVIYGIPVDVRLSAHARVSPWAALSAPALGGLALGIMEWWRRRLKISNAVDPIEANALRGGNLSMRDSMVVSSQTLISNGCGASVGLEAGYTQIGSGIASLFGKFFNLRRNDLRLIVGCGAAAAIAAAFGAPITGAFYACELIVGVYSVGSAAPILAASLAGALTAQWLGGAPYSIEIPKVSAVGVEQYLALIGLALITSGVGIAVMRSSSMFERLFVWLPVWLRPVIGGLIVGSFAIVTPQVLAAGHGAMVLDLFHDMTIGLIAIIIALKVTACLISLASGFRGGLFFASLFVGSLIGKFFAAVLLLISPEFVIDPLVAMLTGMATLGVAIVGGPLTMSFLVLEMTRNVDVTAVVLAGCIVTSICVRFMFGHSFSTWRLHLRGETIRSANDVGWLRNLTVERLMRSDVGKVPSTTTIAAVRSEFALGSRPGIVIVNNADEYVGLVLLPDLFSSDLDTIADDIQVIELARLTEIVLIPEMNVKSAMAVFDEAEAEMLAVVDSTDSRKVVGFLTETFARRRYVEEIDKATRGVLGALS; translated from the coding sequence GTGTTCGCGCGGATCAGACACATCGCCGATCGCAAGGGATCGAACCGCGTCATGGTTCGCCTGCGCGCGCTCTTGCGCAGCAACGAGTTCTACCTGATCCCGCTGGCGCTTGTGATCGGCACGCTTACCGGCGCCATCGTGACGCTGATGGCCGAGATTGCACAGATTGCCCATATGGTGATCTACGGCATTCCCGTCGACGTTCGCCTGTCCGCCCACGCCCGGGTCAGCCCCTGGGCGGCCCTGAGCGCGCCCGCGCTGGGCGGACTGGCGCTCGGTATCATGGAATGGTGGCGGCGGCGGCTGAAGATCTCCAACGCGGTCGACCCGATCGAGGCGAACGCGCTGCGCGGCGGCAATCTGTCGATGCGCGACAGCATGGTGGTGTCGAGCCAGACGCTGATCTCGAACGGCTGCGGCGCCTCGGTCGGCCTCGAGGCCGGCTACACCCAGATCGGCTCGGGCATCGCCTCTCTGTTCGGCAAGTTCTTCAATCTGCGCCGCAACGATTTGCGCCTGATCGTCGGGTGCGGCGCCGCCGCTGCGATCGCAGCGGCGTTTGGCGCGCCGATCACCGGCGCCTTCTATGCCTGCGAGCTGATCGTCGGCGTCTATTCGGTCGGCAGCGCCGCGCCGATCCTGGCGGCCTCGCTTGCCGGCGCGCTGACCGCGCAATGGCTCGGCGGCGCGCCGTACTCTATCGAAATACCGAAGGTCAGCGCGGTCGGCGTCGAGCAATATCTGGCATTGATCGGGCTTGCGCTCATTACCAGCGGCGTCGGCATCGCGGTGATGCGGTCGTCTTCGATGTTCGAGCGCCTGTTTGTCTGGCTGCCGGTCTGGCTGCGCCCGGTGATCGGCGGCCTTATCGTCGGCAGCTTTGCCATCGTGACGCCGCAGGTGCTCGCGGCCGGCCACGGCGCCATGGTGCTGGATCTGTTTCACGACATGACGATCGGCCTGATCGCGATCATCATCGCCTTGAAGGTGACGGCCTGCCTGATCTCGCTCGCCTCGGGTTTCCGTGGCGGTCTGTTCTTTGCCTCGTTGTTCGTCGGCAGCCTGATCGGAAAGTTCTTCGCTGCGGTTCTTTTGCTCATCAGCCCGGAATTCGTGATCGACCCGCTGGTGGCAATGCTGACGGGCATGGCGACGCTCGGCGTCGCCATTGTCGGCGGTCCCCTGACCATGTCGTTCCTCGTGCTCGAGATGACCCGCAATGTCGACGTCACCGCCGTGGTGCTGGCCGGCTGCATCGTCACCTCGATCTGCGTCCGCTTCATGTTCGGCCATTCCTTCTCGACCTGGCGCCTGCATCTGCGCGGCGAGACCATCCGCAGCGCCAACGACGTCGGCTGGCTGCGCAACCTCACGGTCGAGCGGCTGATGCGCTCCGACGTCGGCAAGGTGCCGTCGACCACGACGATCGCCGCCGTGCGCAGTGAATTCGCGCTGGGCTCGCGGCCCGGCATCGTCATCGTCAACAATGCCGACGAATATGTCGGCCTCGTCCTGCTGCCCGACCTGTTCTCCAGCGATCTCGACACCATCGCCGACGACATCCAGGTGATCGAGCTCGCCCGCCTGACCGAGATCGTGCTGATCCCGGAAATGAACGTGAAGTCGGCGATGGCCGTGTTCGACGAGGCGGAAGCCGAGATGCTGGCGGTGGTCGATTCCACCGATAGCCGCAAGGTGGTCGGCTTCCTGACCGAGACGTTTGCCCGCCGCCGCTATGTCGAGGAGATCGACAAGGCGACGCGCGGCGTGCTCGGGGCGCTGTCGTAA
- a CDS encoding L-fuculose-phosphate aldolase, with translation MTADELDKRQAIIDACRRMNALGINQGTSGNISVRHADGLLVTPTSVPYDAMTPDQIVLMAMDGSHAPGQKPSSEWRFHRDILKSRPDVNAVVHAHPTYCTILAIMGMEIPPVHYMIAAAGGDSIRCAPYATFGTAELSEHALRALEGRLACLLDHHGMIAVGKTLDKAMWLAVEVETLARQYHGCLQIGKPPLLSSAEIERVRQRMAGYGMSEG, from the coding sequence ATGACAGCGGACGAGCTCGACAAGAGACAGGCCATAATCGACGCTTGCCGCCGCATGAACGCGCTCGGCATCAACCAGGGCACATCAGGGAATATCAGCGTCCGGCATGCAGACGGGCTTCTGGTCACGCCGACCAGCGTGCCCTATGACGCCATGACGCCCGACCAGATCGTGTTGATGGCGATGGACGGCTCCCATGCCCCCGGTCAGAAGCCCTCCAGTGAGTGGCGCTTCCACCGCGACATCCTGAAATCGCGGCCCGACGTCAACGCCGTCGTCCACGCCCATCCCACCTATTGCACCATCCTGGCGATCATGGGCATGGAGATTCCGCCCGTGCACTACATGATCGCAGCCGCCGGCGGTGACAGTATCCGTTGCGCGCCCTATGCCACCTTCGGAACGGCGGAGTTGTCCGAGCATGCGCTGCGGGCGCTGGAGGGCCGGCTCGCCTGCCTGCTCGACCATCACGGCATGATCGCGGTCGGCAAGACGCTGGACAAGGCGATGTGGCTCGCCGTCGAGGTCGAGACGCTGGCGCGGCAGTATCACGGCTGCCTCCAGATCGGAAAACCGCCGCTGCTGTCGAGTGCCGAGATCGAACGGGTCCGCCAGCGCATGGCCGGCTACGGCATGTCGGAAGGGTAG
- a CDS encoding DUF2798 domain-containing protein produces MIAVRKLPARYAPIVMPFVLSILMTAVVSVISTLRSLGATPAFLATWPGAWALSWLVAFPTLLMVLPLVRRIVACVVASPSQPGR; encoded by the coding sequence ATGATTGCGGTTCGCAAACTGCCGGCGCGCTATGCGCCGATCGTGATGCCATTCGTGCTGTCCATCCTCATGACGGCCGTGGTGTCGGTCATTTCGACGCTCCGGAGCCTCGGCGCGACGCCGGCGTTCCTCGCGACCTGGCCCGGCGCCTGGGCGCTGTCATGGCTCGTCGCCTTTCCCACGCTGCTGATGGTGCTGCCACTGGTCCGACGGATCGTGGCGTGCGTCGTCGCTTCTCCATCTCAACCAGGCCGATAG
- the uraD gene encoding 2-oxo-4-hydroxy-4-carboxy-5-ureidoimidazoline decarboxylase, translating into MAQISLADLNAADQAGFVAVLANVVEYSPWIAEKLAGQRPFAGINQLHSALMAAIQAAEPDVQLALIRAHPDLANKTQRAAGLTAESTDEQNSAGLDRLSEAEYAAFERVNNAYRDRFGFPYIVCVRRHTRDSVLRDFETRLRNIAKTETRRAIEEIGRISALRLDQLVVADDALKVHGRLSTHVLDNHAGKPAAGIPVELVELANLGESRVIARAVTNADGRTDQPLIGGRPLPIGRYELRFSVAKYYAERNVPLSDPPFLDEIPLRFAISEPESHYHVPLLVTPWSYSTYRGS; encoded by the coding sequence ATGGCGCAAATCTCGCTCGCCGATCTCAATGCTGCTGATCAGGCCGGCTTTGTCGCGGTCCTTGCCAATGTCGTCGAATATTCACCGTGGATTGCGGAGAAACTTGCCGGGCAGCGGCCGTTCGCCGGTATCAACCAGTTGCACTCAGCGCTGATGGCGGCGATCCAGGCTGCCGAGCCCGACGTGCAGCTCGCGCTGATCCGGGCGCATCCGGACCTTGCCAACAAGACCCAGCGCGCGGCGGGCCTCACGGCGGAATCGACCGACGAGCAGAACAGTGCCGGCCTCGACCGGCTGTCGGAGGCCGAATACGCGGCGTTCGAGCGCGTCAACAACGCCTATCGCGACAGGTTCGGCTTCCCCTATATCGTCTGCGTGCGCCGTCACACCAGGGATTCCGTGCTGCGCGACTTCGAGACGCGGTTGCGCAATATCGCCAAGACCGAGACGCGGCGCGCGATCGAGGAGATCGGTCGTATCTCCGCGCTGCGGCTCGATCAGCTCGTCGTCGCCGACGACGCACTGAAGGTGCACGGCCGGCTCTCGACGCATGTGCTCGACAATCACGCCGGAAAGCCTGCAGCCGGCATCCCGGTGGAGCTCGTCGAGCTTGCAAATCTCGGCGAGAGCCGCGTGATCGCGCGCGCCGTCACCAATGCCGATGGCCGCACCGACCAGCCGCTGATCGGCGGCCGTCCGCTGCCGATCGGCCGCTACGAGCTTCGCTTCAGCGTCGCCAAATATTACGCCGAGCGTAACGTGCCGCTGTCAGACCCGCCGTTCCTCGATGAGATCCCGCTGCGCTTTGCGATCAGCGAGCCGGAAAGCCACTACCACGTGCCGCTGCTGGTCACGCCGTGGAGCTACTCGACCTATCGCGGCAGTTAA
- the puuE gene encoding allantoinase PuuE has translation MTDTRYPRDLRGYGRNPPHPQWPDNARVAVQFVVNFEEGGENNILHGDRASEAFLSDVLGAQPWPGQRHANIESMFEYGSRAGFWRLWRMFNTRKWPTTVFGVATALKRNPEIVAAMKESGWDIASHSLKWIEHKDMTEAQERAEIAESIRVHTEATGSRPLGWYTGRSSINTNRLLMEEGGFLYLCDSYADDLPYWVKGANGKQLIIPYTLDANDMRFINPQGFAEGEQFFTYLKDAFDVFYAEGETAPKMMSVGLHCRLAGRPGRAAGLIRFLDYIGKHDRVWVPTRLQIAQHWHDKHAHLAADAFEIG, from the coding sequence GTGACGGATACTCGCTACCCGCGCGATCTCCGCGGTTACGGCCGCAACCCGCCGCATCCGCAATGGCCTGACAACGCGCGGGTCGCGGTGCAGTTCGTCGTCAACTTCGAGGAAGGCGGCGAGAACAACATCTTGCACGGCGATCGCGCCTCGGAAGCGTTTCTGTCCGACGTCCTCGGTGCTCAGCCCTGGCCGGGCCAGCGCCACGCCAATATCGAGTCGATGTTCGAATATGGCTCGCGCGCCGGCTTCTGGCGGCTGTGGCGGATGTTCAATACGCGGAAGTGGCCGACCACCGTGTTCGGCGTTGCCACCGCGCTGAAGCGCAATCCCGAGATTGTCGCGGCGATGAAGGAGTCAGGCTGGGACATCGCGAGCCACAGCCTGAAATGGATCGAGCACAAGGACATGACCGAGGCGCAGGAGCGCGCCGAGATCGCCGAGTCCATTCGCGTCCACACCGAGGCGACGGGCTCGCGGCCGCTCGGCTGGTACACCGGGCGCTCCTCGATCAACACCAACCGCCTCCTGATGGAGGAGGGCGGCTTCCTCTATCTCTGCGACTCCTATGCCGACGATCTGCCCTATTGGGTCAAGGGCGCGAACGGCAAGCAGCTCATCATTCCCTATACGTTAGACGCCAACGACATGCGCTTCATCAACCCGCAGGGGTTTGCCGAAGGCGAGCAGTTCTTTACCTATCTGAAGGACGCCTTCGACGTGTTCTATGCCGAGGGTGAGACCGCGCCGAAGATGATGTCGGTGGGGCTGCACTGCCGTCTTGCCGGCCGGCCCGGCCGTGCCGCGGGACTGATCCGCTTCCTCGACTATATCGGCAAGCACGATCGCGTCTGGGTGCCGACGCGGCTCCAGATCGCGCAGCACTGGCACGACAAGCATGCGCATCTCGCCGCTGACGCCTTCGAGATCGGGTGA